The following are encoded together in the Arcticibacterium luteifluviistationis genome:
- a CDS encoding sulfite exporter TauE/SafE family protein translates to MDIDLSLVDFLLFAFAGLFTGVINTLAGSGSLITLPIFIFMCGLPPSVANATNRIGVFMQSGVASFRYNKTFPGLYKGVEWLAIPAVFGSIIGSKIAVDLDEKTMNYSIGVLMIVMLIVLLFKPQKWLQETLDSGEKKKHWSSLLAFFFIGIYGGFLQAGVGVFLLAGMVLVSKYSLKQANGIKLLITFIFTVPALALFIYYGKVHFGYGILMGIFQSIGAWLGVKFIAKIPNANVWIYRILIVVVAISASKFFL, encoded by the coding sequence ATGGACATAGACTTATCGCTCGTTGATTTTCTACTTTTCGCTTTTGCTGGATTATTCACGGGTGTTATAAACACATTGGCAGGAAGCGGCTCTCTGATCACGCTTCCTATTTTCATTTTCATGTGCGGTTTGCCTCCATCTGTGGCTAATGCCACCAACAGAATAGGTGTTTTTATGCAATCTGGAGTAGCTTCTTTTAGGTATAATAAAACGTTTCCTGGTTTATATAAAGGTGTTGAGTGGCTTGCCATTCCTGCTGTATTTGGGTCAATTATCGGTTCTAAAATAGCTGTAGACTTAGATGAAAAAACCATGAATTATAGCATAGGTGTCTTAATGATAGTTATGCTCATAGTTTTACTATTCAAACCTCAGAAATGGCTTCAAGAAACTTTAGACAGTGGGGAAAAGAAAAAACATTGGTCTTCTTTACTTGCCTTTTTCTTCATCGGTATTTATGGTGGCTTCCTTCAAGCAGGTGTGGGCGTTTTTCTTCTTGCAGGTATGGTACTAGTTTCTAAATACAGCCTTAAGCAAGCCAATGGAATCAAGCTTTTAATAACATTCATATTTACCGTTCCTGCTTTAGCTCTATTTATTTATTACGGCAAGGTTCATTTTGGTTACGGAATCCTCATGGGCATCTTCCAGTCCATTGGAGCTTGGTTAGGTGTAAAATTTATTGCCAAAATCCCAAATGCCAATGTTTGGATATATCGCATACTTATAGTGGTGGTAGCCATTTCAGCATCAAAATTCTTCCTTTAA
- a CDS encoding aldose epimerase family protein, whose translation MKQLTLFFLTILMTTSCNSNSEESSNQSKLASISEAVYGNLADGREASIFTLKNAKGMEVTITNYGGKIITWTAPDRDGNYENVNLGMTKLEDYFGGASFFGTLVGRFGNRIGNAKFSLDGEEFQLIANNGVNNLHSGGFGVDKNLWDAEIVDSENPTLKLTTVSPDGAGGFPGNLSVTVTYTLMPDDALKIDYKATTDKPTVVNMTNHSYFNLGGFKRDVLEHEVTIHADTYLPVDEGLIPFGMPAPVAGTPFDFTTSHVIAERINDTTDTQISRGGGYDHAWVFTDKSDQMKLGASVYEPTTGRVMEVYTTEPAVQFYTGNFLAGNLTGHKGVNYKKRWGFCLETEHYPDAPNKPDYPSTTLRPGETYETTTMYKFSAK comes from the coding sequence ATGAAACAACTTACTCTTTTCTTTTTAACTATACTTATGACAACATCCTGTAATTCAAATTCGGAAGAATCTTCAAACCAAAGCAAACTCGCTAGCATTTCTGAAGCTGTTTATGGCAACTTAGCCGATGGCAGAGAAGCCAGCATATTTACTTTAAAAAATGCCAAAGGCATGGAAGTCACCATTACCAATTATGGTGGTAAAATAATTACTTGGACAGCTCCAGATAGAGATGGTAATTATGAAAATGTGAATTTAGGCATGACCAAATTAGAAGACTATTTTGGTGGAGCCTCTTTCTTTGGAACGCTAGTAGGACGTTTTGGAAACAGAATTGGAAATGCTAAATTTTCCTTAGACGGAGAAGAATTTCAATTGATAGCCAATAACGGAGTCAATAACCTCCATAGTGGCGGTTTTGGCGTTGATAAAAACCTTTGGGATGCCGAAATAGTAGACAGCGAAAACCCTACATTAAAACTAACGACAGTTTCTCCAGACGGAGCAGGTGGATTTCCTGGAAACTTAAGTGTTACGGTTACTTATACTTTAATGCCAGACGACGCTCTCAAAATTGATTATAAAGCTACCACCGATAAACCAACGGTGGTTAACATGACAAATCATTCTTATTTTAACCTTGGTGGTTTTAAAAGAGATGTTTTAGAACATGAGGTAACCATTCATGCAGACACTTATTTGCCAGTGGATGAAGGTTTAATTCCTTTTGGAATGCCAGCACCAGTAGCAGGAACTCCTTTTGACTTTACTACTTCACATGTAATTGCTGAAAGAATTAATGATACTACCGATACACAAATAAGCCGAGGCGGTGGGTATGACCACGCGTGGGTATTTACTGACAAGTCTGACCAAATGAAACTGGGAGCCTCTGTATATGAGCCTACCACTGGTAGAGTTATGGAGGTTTATACTACGGAACCTGCGGTTCAATTTTACACAGGAAACTTTTTGGCTGGAAATCTGACTGGACATAAAGGAGTGAATTACAAAAAAAGATGGGGATTCTGTTTAGAAACAGAGCACTATCCAGATGCTCCTAACAAACCAGATTATCCAAGTACTACGCTAAGACCTGGTGAAACTTATGAAACTACTACCATGTATAAGTTTTCTGCGAAGTAG
- a CDS encoding sodium:solute symporter, with product MNTLATLDWVVIAAYFALLLAVAWYVVSKKKAENSEDYFLAGRNMGWFVVGASIFASNIGSEHVVGLAGSGAADKFPLLIYELHAWVVVLLGWLFLPFYVRSNVFTMPEFLEKRFGSEARWFLSLFSLAAYVLTKVSVTLYAGGIVISTLLGVTFMQGALATVILTGIYTVLGGMRAVVYTETLQAIILVIGAAMLTFLGLDAAGGWNSVVDTVGPEYMNMWRSMDDKDYPWHWLVLSSSIVGIWYWCTDQVIVQRVLTAKNIKEGRRGSIFGAFLKLMPVFLFLIPGVIALVLKMRGELEWATPDRAFPALMMHVLPAGLRGLVAAGLMAALMSSLASVFNSCSTLFTIDIYKKLKPDASEKKMVQVGRIATGVVVLLGILWVPIIERLAGGTLYEYLQNVQSYIAPPITAVFLLGIFSSRINNKGALATLFSGIIIAGIRLTLEVTKDSMTEGSLIYNFADMNFLKFSSFFFLYCVAIAVIVSMFTKEQDKKNIAGLTLSTVSDEDKAKNKASFNWIDIGASLFVISIVVWVMIYFS from the coding sequence ATGAATACTTTAGCAACCCTTGACTGGGTAGTTATAGCGGCGTATTTCGCCTTACTGCTAGCAGTAGCCTGGTATGTGGTATCTAAAAAGAAGGCCGAAAACAGCGAAGATTACTTTTTAGCCGGAAGGAACATGGGCTGGTTTGTGGTAGGTGCGTCTATTTTCGCGTCTAACATTGGCTCAGAACACGTAGTAGGCCTTGCAGGTTCAGGAGCTGCAGATAAATTCCCTTTATTAATTTACGAGCTACATGCATGGGTAGTGGTTTTATTAGGTTGGTTATTCCTTCCCTTTTATGTGAGAAGCAATGTTTTCACCATGCCTGAGTTTCTTGAAAAAAGATTTGGTTCTGAAGCCAGATGGTTCTTGTCTCTTTTCAGTTTAGCGGCATACGTATTGACCAAAGTTTCTGTAACACTTTACGCTGGAGGAATTGTAATCTCTACGCTTTTGGGTGTAACATTTATGCAAGGAGCCTTGGCAACAGTAATTCTAACAGGAATTTACACCGTATTAGGCGGCATGAGAGCCGTGGTTTACACAGAAACACTACAAGCCATTATTCTAGTAATAGGTGCTGCCATGTTAACTTTCTTAGGTTTAGATGCAGCAGGTGGTTGGAATAGTGTGGTAGACACCGTAGGCCCAGAGTATATGAACATGTGGCGTTCTATGGACGACAAAGATTATCCATGGCATTGGCTGGTACTTTCCTCCTCTATTGTCGGTATTTGGTATTGGTGTACTGACCAAGTTATAGTGCAGCGTGTGCTTACCGCCAAAAACATTAAAGAAGGAAGAAGAGGAAGTATTTTTGGAGCATTCTTAAAATTGATGCCAGTATTCTTATTCTTAATTCCTGGGGTAATTGCTCTTGTATTAAAAATGAGAGGCGAGCTAGAATGGGCTACGCCAGACAGAGCATTCCCTGCATTAATGATGCACGTTTTACCAGCTGGTTTGCGAGGTTTAGTCGCAGCAGGACTTATGGCGGCATTGATGTCATCTTTGGCATCGGTATTTAATAGCTGCTCTACCCTATTTACTATTGATATCTACAAAAAACTAAAACCAGATGCTTCTGAGAAGAAAATGGTTCAAGTTGGTAGAATAGCCACTGGTGTGGTGGTTTTACTTGGTATCCTTTGGGTTCCTATTATTGAAAGACTCGCTGGAGGTACACTTTATGAGTATCTACAAAATGTGCAGTCTTATATAGCTCCGCCTATTACCGCTGTATTCTTATTAGGGATTTTCTCTAGTAGAATTAACAACAAAGGAGCATTGGCGACTTTATTCTCGGGTATAATCATAGCCGGTATTCGTTTAACCTTAGAGGTCACCAAAGACTCTATGACAGAAGGAAGCTTGATTTATAATTTTGCCGACATGAACTTCTTGAAGTTCTCCTCTTTCTTCTTCTTATACTGTGTGGCTATAGCCGTTATAGTATCTATGTTTACAAAGGAGCAAGACAAAAAAAACATCGCTGGACTTACGCTTAGCACGGTTAGTGATGAAGACAAAGCTAAAAACAAAGCAAGTTTCAACTGGATTGACATTGGAGCCAGTTTATTCGTAATTTCTATCGTAGTCTGGGTAATGATTTATTTCAGCTAG
- a CDS encoding outer membrane beta-barrel family protein, whose product MHKKYTLFKTVLLLLICSFGFAQQGKITGKITDAETSTALGFSSVRVFSAKDSSLIDGNISNEEGKFTFTLPFGQYYVNVEFMGYESLNTPSISLNSTNKNIDLGALELVSSTNSLDEVTVRAEKSSIELSLDKRVFNVGKDLANAGGSAAEVLINIPSVNVAVDGTVSLRGSSNVRILIDGRPSGLVTFKGGAGLQQLQASMVERVEIITNPSARYEAEGMAGIINIILKKDRKQGFNGSFELSTGVPTRYGVAANLNYRKDKLNFFVNYGLSYNVSPYVSELYQEVEDGDQTRILQQDGNGEVTGFNTNVRAGLDYFFSEKSILTASYLLSRANGQRYTENAYQDFINSVNNPIANSLRIQEEDEIEPIGETVVSYKRLFEKKGHELTASFRYLDHSETSDQLFNQTGNLANGDIDPSNTFVQKSLNDEFEKQFLYQLDYIQPISSEGKFEFGARSNFRKMVNDYFVNTVSGSSDNASIPELDNLFRYNEQIHAAYAIFGNKQNKISYQAGLRSEWTNIATILEKTNERNPRKYVNLFPSAHLTYDLPKDHAIQLSYSRRIRRPQYNDLSPFYTVSDSRNFFSGNPDLNPEYSDVFELGHVKYFDKGSFTSSIYLRQTDDVIERIRTVSSDGLATTFPENLNSAQAYGIEFTSTFEPAKWWKLDLNVNAFHGETDGTNINETYLTETNSWFARQTSRFTLSNDIKMQFRANYNAPQRGAQDLRKAIYFFDFSASKGLFDNKGTLSLSILDILNSRVNRYEGFGPNFTTVGTSQRTRRSAVLTFNYRLNQAD is encoded by the coding sequence TCTCTGCCAAAGACAGCAGCCTTATTGATGGTAATATTTCTAACGAAGAAGGAAAATTCACCTTTACTCTTCCCTTCGGTCAATACTACGTCAATGTAGAATTTATGGGTTATGAAAGCCTAAATACTCCGTCAATATCACTAAACTCCACAAATAAAAACATTGACCTAGGTGCTTTAGAATTAGTTTCTTCTACAAACAGTTTGGACGAAGTCACGGTAAGAGCAGAAAAGAGTAGTATAGAGTTGTCTTTAGATAAAAGGGTTTTCAATGTTGGAAAAGATTTAGCCAATGCAGGTGGCTCCGCTGCTGAAGTTTTAATAAACATACCTTCAGTAAATGTAGCCGTGGATGGTACAGTTAGCCTAAGAGGAAGCTCCAACGTCAGAATTTTGATTGACGGAAGACCTTCAGGATTGGTGACATTTAAAGGTGGAGCCGGTTTACAACAATTACAAGCCAGCATGGTGGAGCGTGTAGAAATAATCACAAACCCATCTGCCAGATATGAAGCCGAAGGAATGGCGGGTATCATAAATATCATTCTTAAAAAAGACAGAAAGCAGGGCTTCAATGGTTCTTTTGAACTAAGCACTGGAGTTCCTACCCGATACGGCGTAGCGGCTAACCTTAATTACAGAAAAGACAAACTTAATTTCTTTGTTAACTACGGCTTGTCTTATAATGTTTCTCCATATGTCTCTGAGCTTTATCAAGAAGTGGAAGATGGCGACCAAACAAGAATTTTACAGCAAGATGGTAATGGTGAGGTTACGGGATTCAACACTAATGTAAGAGCAGGTTTAGATTACTTCTTTAGCGAAAAAAGTATATTGACAGCGTCTTACCTTTTAAGTAGAGCCAATGGTCAGCGATATACAGAGAATGCATACCAAGACTTTATAAACTCGGTAAATAACCCGATTGCTAATAGTTTAAGAATTCAAGAGGAAGATGAGATAGAGCCAATAGGCGAAACAGTGGTAAGTTATAAAAGGCTTTTTGAAAAGAAAGGACATGAATTAACGGCCTCTTTTAGATACTTAGACCACTCAGAAACTTCTGACCAGTTATTTAATCAAACAGGAAACTTGGCCAATGGCGACATTGACCCTTCAAATACTTTTGTTCAAAAATCGCTCAATGACGAGTTTGAAAAACAATTCCTTTATCAACTAGATTATATTCAACCAATAAGCTCGGAAGGAAAATTTGAGTTTGGAGCAAGAAGTAATTTCCGTAAAATGGTAAACGACTATTTTGTCAATACGGTAAGTGGCTCGTCTGACAACGCCTCTATTCCAGAGTTAGACAACCTTTTTAGGTATAATGAGCAAATTCATGCCGCCTACGCTATTTTTGGAAACAAACAGAATAAGATTTCTTACCAAGCTGGCTTGCGTTCGGAGTGGACAAACATTGCAACCATTTTAGAGAAAACAAACGAAAGAAACCCACGTAAATACGTCAATCTATTCCCTAGTGCTCACCTTACTTATGATTTGCCAAAAGACCACGCCATTCAATTGAGCTACAGTCGTCGTATCAGAAGGCCTCAGTATAATGACCTAAGTCCTTTTTATACCGTTTCTGATAGTAGAAACTTCTTTAGTGGAAATCCAGACCTTAACCCAGAATACTCTGACGTGTTTGAACTAGGTCATGTCAAATACTTTGACAAAGGTTCTTTCACCTCTTCCATTTACTTACGTCAAACAGACGATGTTATAGAAAGAATTAGAACGGTATCTTCTGATGGTTTAGCAACTACTTTTCCTGAAAATCTTAACTCTGCCCAGGCTTACGGAATAGAATTTACCTCCACATTTGAACCTGCTAAATGGTGGAAATTAGACCTTAACGTAAATGCATTTCATGGCGAAACTGACGGAACCAATATTAATGAGACTTATTTGACCGAAACTAACTCATGGTTTGCCCGTCAAACGTCAAGATTTACACTGTCAAACGACATTAAAATGCAGTTCAGAGCTAATTATAATGCTCCGCAAAGAGGTGCTCAAGACTTAAGGAAAGCTATCTATTTCTTTGATTTCTCGGCTAGTAAAGGACTATTTGACAATAAAGGAACATTAAGTCTTAGTATTTTAGACATACTGAACTCTAGAGTAAACCGCTATGAGGGTTTTGGACCGAACTTCACTACCGTAGGGACGTCACAACGTACCAGACGCTCGGCGGTATTGACATTTAACTACCGTCTAAACCAAGCTGACTGA
- a CDS encoding glycerophosphodiester phosphodiesterase, with amino-acid sequence MKKVILSTFAILSVLATQAQTKIIAHRGFSSAAPENTIVAFQKAIDAGAEYFELDVHRTKDDSLVVIHDYDVKRTSSNNKQGKIEEMTYAEITQVTVGAPKEFGKQYADVKIPTLRETLAMAKGKIKVCIEVKVYGIEEGVMKTVNDLKVNNEVIIFSFYYPVLAKFRKLDSQIPILYLKGTADEHMLDYANVLDATAIGVGTRTEITKEYIAQAHKQGLEVWQWTVNDEAKMKELVDLGIDGIITNYPEKALKIR; translated from the coding sequence ATGAAAAAAGTAATTCTTAGTACGTTCGCCATCTTATCTGTTTTAGCTACACAAGCTCAAACCAAAATCATCGCTCATCGCGGTTTCTCAAGTGCTGCCCCAGAAAACACGATTGTTGCTTTTCAAAAAGCGATAGATGCAGGTGCGGAATATTTTGAACTAGATGTTCACAGAACCAAAGACGACTCATTAGTGGTCATTCATGACTATGATGTTAAAAGAACCAGCTCAAATAATAAGCAAGGCAAAATAGAGGAAATGACTTACGCGGAAATAACTCAAGTGACCGTGGGTGCTCCTAAAGAATTTGGTAAGCAATACGCGGATGTCAAAATCCCAACTTTAAGAGAAACTTTGGCAATGGCCAAAGGCAAAATAAAAGTATGTATTGAGGTCAAAGTTTATGGCATAGAAGAAGGTGTAATGAAAACCGTCAATGACCTTAAAGTAAATAATGAGGTAATAATCTTTTCTTTTTACTACCCTGTGTTAGCAAAATTCAGAAAACTAGACAGTCAAATACCTATTCTTTACCTAAAAGGAACGGCCGACGAACATATGCTAGACTACGCCAATGTATTAGACGCAACGGCCATAGGTGTAGGAACCAGAACAGAGATAACGAAAGAATACATAGCCCAAGCTCACAAACAAGGTTTGGAGGTATGGCAATGGACTGTAAATGATGAAGCCAAAATGAAAGAGCTGGTAGACTTGGGAATTGATGGAATCATCACCAACTACCCAGAAAAAGCCCTGAAAATTCGTTAG
- a CDS encoding Dabb family protein, with the protein MSETKLSRLGSFLVLKYFSNPFQIEIIMIRHTVVLKLKYPKGSVKEQDFLAAAQKLEALPGVQKFECLRQIGKKNNFDFGLSMEFENMEAYEGYNNHPEHTSFVQTYWLRDVADFLEIDYEPYA; encoded by the coding sequence ATGTCTGAAACCAAACTTTCTAGGTTGGGTTCATTCTTGGTTTTGAAGTATTTTAGCAATCCATTTCAAATCGAAATTATTATGATACGCCATACCGTAGTTTTAAAACTCAAATATCCAAAGGGATCGGTCAAAGAACAAGATTTCTTAGCTGCCGCTCAAAAACTAGAAGCATTGCCAGGCGTTCAAAAGTTTGAATGCCTACGACAAATAGGGAAGAAAAATAACTTTGATTTTGGCTTATCTATGGAGTTTGAAAACATGGAAGCTTACGAGGGCTATAATAATCACCCTGAGCATACCAGTTTTGTCCAAACGTATTGGTTAAGAGATGTAGCTGATTTCTTGGAAATAGATTACGAGCCTTACGCCTAA